The following proteins come from a genomic window of Trifolium pratense cultivar HEN17-A07 linkage group LG4, ARS_RC_1.1, whole genome shotgun sequence:
- the LOC123924137 gene encoding putative serine/threonine-protein kinase-like protein CCR3, which produces MKTNSLSSVVFSTFTVVFIIFSSPFCNALGSGTTLAVVDSTGTVCGVVSAEKTQNIVCYRHGKIISAVPEVSFSSISGGKNYFCGIRSGNYSILCWDTVSSNTTFEKRRLYNNGTVLYENLAVGDSHVCATVVGVGTVSCWRIDNGFILPPGYDQFSSITSGFGFSCGILKKNGSGSVRCFGNVNESSIAEKIAKEFLNISMVSLVAGESHVCGLNSKGFLVCKGSNNFGQINVPNQAIPLEYSDLALGSEHSCAIRRSNGSVVCWGGKDLFNVNVTKSVSFETIVSGSNFICGLTTNNFSVICWGPGWFDNGGSVFELPLPPILPGICVQSSCGECGIYPQSQFLCSGFGNICKPQPCWPQIYEVPAPPMIQPSPNLGMPVSRSKTLTKELLVFAIVGSIGVVAGFCTLVYCLWNGVCFGKKKVHNSVQPTITRGGSFNCGTFSNHSMLSRSSTIKRQSSRIMKRQRSGTSSTKHPDRSEDFALAELVAATNNFSLGNKIGAGSYGVVYKGKLADGREVAIKRGETSTKMKVFQEKESAFESELAFLSRLHHKHLVRLVGFCDEKDERLLVYEFMKNGALYDHLHDKNNVDKHCSLLNSWKMRIKIALDASRGIEYLHNYAVPSIIHRDIKSSNILIDADWTARVSDFGLSMMSPDSDHDYQPMKAAGTVGYIDPEYYGLNVLTAKSDVYGLGVVLLELLTGKRAIFKNDENGGTPVSIVDFAVPIIMKGELMKILDQRVEKPEMNETEAVELVAYTAMHCVHLEGKDRPTISDIVANLERAFTLCDSSSHGSISSATISIGSD; this is translated from the coding sequence ATGAAGACCAATTCACTCTCTTCCGTCGTCTTTTCCACTTTCACCGTCGTCTTTATCATTTTTTCATCACCCTTCTGCAATGCTCTCGGCTCCGGCACCACCCTCGCCGTAGTTGACTCCACCGGAACAGTTTGCGGCGTAGTATCAGCAGAAAAAACTCAAAACATTGTTTGTTACCGCCACGGGAAAATAATCTCCGCCGTGCCGGAAGTCTCTTTCTCATCAATCTCCGGCGGAAAAAACTACTTCTGTGGTATTAGGTCCGGTAACTACAGTATCCTATGTTGGGACACTGTTTCATCAAACACAACGTTTGAAAAAAGAAGACTGTACAACAATGGTACTGTTTTATACGAGAATCTTGCCGTCGGAGATTCCCATGTTTGTGCCACGGTGGTCGGAGTTGGAACTGTTTCTTGTTGGAGAATTGATAATGGTTTTATTTTGCCACCTGGGTATGATCAATTTTCATCAATAACTTCTGGGTTTGGATTCTCTTGTggaattttgaagaaaaacGGTTCTGGGTCAGTTCGTTGTTTTGGGAATGTGAATGAATCTTCCATTGCTGAAAAGATAGCAAAAGAGTTTTTGAATATTTCTATGGTGAGTCTTGTAGCTGGTGAGTCACATGTTTGTGGATTAAATTCAAAAGGGTTTTTAGTTTGTAAAGGAAGTAACAATTTTGGTCAAATTAATGTTCCTAATCAAGCTATACCTTTAGAGTATTCTGATTTAGCATTAGGATCTGAACATAGTTGTGCTATTAGAAGATCTAATGGTTCTGTTGTTTGTTGGGGTGGTAAAGATTTGTTTAATGTTAATGTTACAAAAAGTGTTTCTTTTGAGACTATTGTTTCTGGTTCAAATTTCATTTGTGGATTAACAACTAACAATTTTTCTGTTATTTGTTGGGGTCCTGGTTGGTTTGATAATGGTGGTTCAGTTTTTGAGCTTCCTTTGCCACCTATTCTACCTGGGATTTGTGTTCAATCTTCTTGTGGTGAATGTGGTATATATCCTCAATCTCAGTTTTTGTGTTCTGGTTTTGGTAACATTTGTAAGCCACAACCTTGTTGGCCTCAAATTTACGAAGTTCCGGCGCCGCCAATGATACAACCATCGCCGAATTTGGGGATGCCGGTTTCTAGATCAAAGACATTGACAAAGGAGTTGTTGGTGTTTGCTATTGTTGGATCCATTGGTGTGGTTGCTGGTTTTTGCACTTTGGTTTATTGTTTGTGGAATGGTGTGTGTTTTGGTAAGAAGAAAGTTCATAATTCAGTTCAACCAACAATTACTAGAGGTGGAAGTTTCAATTGTGGCACTTTTTCGAATCATAGTATGCTTTCGAGATCATCCACGATTAAGCGTCAGAGTTCGAGGATAATGAAACGTCAGAGAAGTGGAACATCTTCGACAAAGCATCCAGATAGATCTGAAGATTTCGCTCTTGCTGAGCTTGTTGCAGCCACCAACAATTTCTCACTTGGGAACAAGATTGGTGCCGGAAGCTATGGTGTTGTTTACAAAGGTAAACTCGCCGATGGCCGCGAGGTAGCAATCAAAAGGGGTGAAACTAGTACTAAGATGAAGGTTTTTCAAGAGAAAGAGAGTGCTTTTGAGTCCGAATTAGCCTTCTTGTCGCGTCTGCACCACAAGCATTTAGTTAGGCTAGTCGGTTTCTGCGACGAGAAAGATGAAAGGCTTTTGGTGTATGAGTTCATGAAGAATGGTGCATTGTATGATCATTTGCACGACAAGAACAATGTCGACAAGCATTGTAGTTTATTGAATTCTTGGAAAATGAGGATCAAAATCGCATTGGATGCTTCACGAGGAATCGAGTATCTCCACAATTACGCAGTTCCATCGATAATTCATCGAGACATAAAGTCTTCAAACATTCTCATTGACGCGGATTGGACAGCAAGAGTCTCCGATTTCGGATTATCAATGATGAGTCCGGATTCAGATCACGATTACCAACCAATGAAAGCGGCAGGAACAGTCGGATACATTGATCCGGAATACTATGGTCTAAATGTATTAACAGCAAAGAGTGATGTCTATGGTCTCGGAGTAGTTTTACTAGAACTATTAACAGGAAAAAGAGCTATATTCAAGAATGACGAAAACGGAGGAACACCGGTTAGTATAGTAGATTTTGCAGTGCCTATAATTATGAAAGGAGAATTGATGAAAATATTGGATCAAAGGGTTGAAAAACCAGAAATGAATGAAACAGAAGCAGTTGAATTGGTAGCATATACTGCTATGCATTGTGTGCATTTAGAAGGAAAAGATAGACCAACAATTTCTGATATTGTGGCAAATTTAGAACGTGCTTTTACTCTTTGTGATAGTAGTAGTCATGGTAGCATTTCTAGTGCTACAATCTCTATTGGATCTGACTGA
- the LOC123922359 gene encoding uncharacterized protein LOC123922359 — MGLDDNAWCAYHRCRGHSTEKCFRLRDLIEELIKSGHLRKFIDDAAQGRVVVPKVPRQEPRDPPGPSREPPKGRISVNTIAGGFSGGGESSSTRKRYVRRAISEIYLVSQPQPLDVPDLAFTAKDGLEVAPHDDDPLVIQVQILNCDVKRVLIDSGSSADIMYWEAFKAMQLAEEQLQPYSGTLVGFSGEQVDVMGYASLLTTFGEGSNAKTIKVRYLVVKTPFTSYNIIIGRPAFNALGAAMSTLYLAIKYPLENGGVGTVRGDQILAKKCYESSLKIRHRTSGASGKFERRQAAIPGGINMIESADMDPREEFQDRRKVEDVTGARTKFPRQRRQKALPHNVMQK, encoded by the exons ATGGGGCTGGACGATAACGCCTGGTGCGCATATCACAGGTGTAGAGGTCACTCCACGGAGAAATGCTTCCGCTTAAGAGATTTAATCGAAGAACTAATCAAAAGCGGACACCTTCGCAAATTTATTGACGACGCCGCCCAAGGGCGGGTTGTCGTGCCAAAAGTCCCCCGGCAGGAGCCACGAGACCCTCCTGGGCCAAGCAGAGAGCCTCCCAAGGGGAGAATCTCCGTGAATACAATAGCGGGAGGATTCTCAGGTGGGGGCGAATCAAGCTCAACAAGAAAAAGGTATGTACGCCGAGCCATCTCGGAGATATACCTCGTAAGTCAGCCTCAGCCATTAGACGTACCAGACTTGGCATTCACGGCAAAGGACGGTTTGGAGGTAGCACCCCATGACGATGATCCTTTagtgatacaagtccaaattttgaactgtgaTGTAAAAAGAGTACTGATAGATTCGGGAAGTTCAGCGGACATcatgtactgggaagctttcaaggccatgcaattagcagAAGAGCAATTGCAACCATACTCCGGAACCCTGGTTGGGTTCTCTGGCGAACAAGTGGACGTAATGGGTTACGCCTCTCTTCTTACCACGTTTGGAGAAGGCAGCAACGCCAAAACTATCAAGGTTCGATATCTGgtagttaaaactccttttacctcctataatattattataggaaggCCCGCCTTTAACGCAttaggggcggccatgtccactttgtacctagcaataaaataccccctCGAGAATGGGGGAGTAGGAACAGTACGGGGCGATCAGATTCTCGCCAAGAAGTGCTACGAGTCCAGCTTAAAAATACGACACCGAACTTCCGGCGCAAGCGGGAAATTCGAAAGGAGACAAGCCGCAATTCCAGGCGGCATAAACATGATAGAGAGCGCAGATATGGATCCAAGAGAGGAATTCCAAGATCGAAGG aaagtAGAAGATGTCACAGGTGCAAGGACGAAGTTTCCTAGACAAAGACGACAGAAGGCGTTACCTCACAACGTAATGCAAAAATAA
- the LOC123924138 gene encoding phosphoinositide phospholipase C 2-like, with the protein MSKQTYSVCLCWRRRFKLALSEAPQEIKTLFNNYSENDLMTATNLKRFLIEVQKQEQATEEEAQAIIDSFKHFHRRGAGLNLETFFKFLFSDNNHPLSPSIGVHHDMTLPLSHYFIYTGHNSYLTGNQLSSDCSDVPIVNALKRGVRVIELDLWPNASKDDVDVLHGRTLTTPVELIRCLRSIKEHAFVASEYPVVITLEDHLTPDLQAKVAEMVTQTFGEILFTPGSENLKEFPSPESLKKRIIISTKPPKEYLEVKEVKEKEDDSLQGKASGDDEAWGKEIASFKCGSLSDYKGNNLDKDIHDEEDLSESDKSHHNVAPEYKGLIAIHAGKSKGGIEAWFKVDPDKAKRISLSEQQLEKAVITHGKEIVRFTQRNILRVFPKGTRIDSSNYNPLIGWMHGAQMVAFNMQGYGRSLWLMHGMFRANGGCGYVKKPDFLLKTDPNNEVFDPRAKLPVKTTLKVTVFMGEGWYYDFKHTHFDQYSPPDFYARVGIAGVPSDSIMKKTKAIEDNWLPTWNETFEFPLTVPELALLRIEVHEYDMSEKDDFGGQTCLPLLELRSGVRAVSLHSQKGDKYNSVKLLMRFEFL; encoded by the exons atgTCAAAACAAACATATAGTGTATGTTTATGTTGGCGTAGAAGATTCAAATTAGCTTTATCAGAAGCACCACAAGAGATCAAGACCCTTTTCAACAATTACTCAGAAAATGATCTCATGACAGCTACAAACCTTAAAAGATTCTTAATTGAAGTTCAAAAACAAGAACAAGCTACTGAAGAAGAAGCACAAGCTATCATTGATAGTTTCAAACATTTTCATAGAAGGGGTGCTGGACTTAATCTTGAAACTTTTTTCAAGTTTTTGTTTAGTGATAATAATCATCCTCTTTCACCTTCAATTGGG GTGCACCATGACATGACATTACCCTTGTCTCATTATTTCATATATACTGGTCACAATTCCTATCTAACCGGAAATCAGCTGAGCAGCGACTGCAGTGACGTTCCAATCGTGAATGCGTTGAAGAGAGGTGTGAGAGTAATTGAGTTGGACTTATGGCCTAATGCATCAAAGGATGACGTCGATGTTCTTCATGGGAG gaCATTGACTACACCTGTAGAGCTCATTAGATGTTTGAGGTCTATTAAGGAACATGCCTTTGTCGCATCCGAATATCCGGTTGTAATAACCCTAGAAGACCATCTTACTCCAGATCTTCAGGCTAAAGTGGCTGAG ATGGTTACTCAAACATTTGGAGAGATACTATTTACTCCTGGCTCGGAAAACTTGAAGGAATTTCCTTCTCCCGAATCACTAAAGAAGAGGATTATTATATCAACTAAACCACCTAAGGAGTACCTTGAGGTAAAAGAAGTAAAGGAAAAAGAGGATGATTCACTGCAAGGAAAGGCTTCGGGCGACGATGAAGCTTGGGGGAAGGAGATCGCGAGCTTCAAATGTGGCTCGTTATCCGATTACAAG GGAAACAACTTGGATAAAGATATTCACGACGAGGAAGATCTTTCCGAATCAGACAAGTCACATCATAATGTAGCTCCGGAATATAAAGGTTTAATTGCCATTCATGCTGGGAAGTCGAAAGGAGGAATAGAGGCATGGTTCAAAGTAGATCCGGATAAAGCCAAGCGTATAAGTTTAAGTGAGCAACAACTTGAAAAGGCTGTTATAACTCATGGAAAAGAAATTGTCAG GTTTACTCAGCGGAATATTCTGAGGGTGTTTCCAAAAGGTACTCGCATTGACTCGTCAAATTATAACCCGTTAATTGGTTGGATGCACGGTGCTCAAATGGTTGCATTCAACATGCAG GGATATGGGAGATCACTTTGGTTGATGCATGGAATGTTTAGAGCCAATGGAGGGTGTGGTTATGTTAAAAAACCAGATTTTCTCTTAAAAACTGATCCAAATAACGAGGTTTTTGATCCTAGAGCTAAGTTACCTGTGAAAACTACCTTGAAG GTGACTGTGTTTATGGGAGAAGGCTGGTATTACGATTTCAAGCATACACACTTTGATCAATATTCACCTCCGGACTTCTATGCAAGA GTGGGGATTGCTGGTGTCCCTAGTGATAGtataatgaaaaaaacaaaGGCAATAGAGGATAATTGGTTGCCTACATGGAATGAGACATTTGAGTTCCCGCTTACCGTTCCGGAACTAGCCCTACTTCGTATAGAAGTTCACGAGTATGACATGTCTGAGAAAGATGACTTTGGTGGCCAAACATGCCTTCCTCTTTTGGAGTTAAGAAGCGGCGTTCGAGCAGTTTCACTTCATAGCCAGAAAGGCGATAAATACAATTCTGTCAAGCTTCTTATGCGCTTCGAATTTCTTTGA